One segment of bacterium DNA contains the following:
- a CDS encoding aldehyde dehydrogenase family protein, whose protein sequence is MDPDLEKISEARELLRQARKAADELRRKSPEELDRYVRAVSEAAQGAARELAELAVRESGFGVVEDKILKNTFAARDVAESILKQRTAGVLSRDPARGIVEYGVPMGVVAAIIPCTNPTSTAIFKALIAVKAGCAVVMSPHPRTVECTRRAAEVCQKAVEGAGGPAGAISCLSGGVMAATRELMGHALTDVILATGGMGLVRAAYSSGKPAYGVGPGNVPVYVDRSADVENSVRHAFRGTTFDNGVVCSCEQSLVADAPVAERLKEECAKSGGYFLDPGETAKVSALLFPAGEFNGAAVGMPARWIAEKSGIGVPETTVVLLAELEGVGPDHPLSAEKLCPVLAFYTADGWRAGCERCIELIKFGGMGHTISIHARNAEVVEAFAREKPVCRVLVNTCAALGAVGLTTNLEPSLTLGPGAWGGSATGDNVTARHLINVKRLAYDREGLPGRERREPTEEEINLAVKRALDELGF, encoded by the coding sequence ATGGACCCGGATTTAGAAAAAATTTCCGAGGCGCGGGAGCTCCTGCGGCAGGCGCGAAAAGCGGCCGATGAGCTTCGCCGGAAGTCCCCGGAGGAGCTGGACCGTTACGTGCGTGCCGTCTCCGAGGCGGCCCAGGGCGCCGCCCGGGAGCTGGCCGAGCTCGCCGTCCGCGAGTCCGGCTTCGGCGTCGTCGAGGACAAGATTTTAAAAAATACCTTCGCCGCCCGCGACGTGGCCGAGAGCATCCTGAAACAGCGCACGGCGGGCGTCCTCTCCCGCGACCCGGCCCGCGGAATCGTCGAGTACGGCGTGCCGATGGGCGTCGTGGCCGCGATAATCCCGTGCACCAACCCCACCTCGACCGCGATTTTCAAGGCGTTGATAGCGGTCAAGGCGGGCTGCGCCGTGGTCATGAGCCCGCACCCGCGCACGGTGGAGTGCACCCGGCGGGCGGCGGAGGTCTGCCAAAAAGCGGTCGAGGGCGCGGGCGGGCCGGCCGGGGCTATTTCATGCCTATCCGGCGGCGTCATGGCGGCCACCCGCGAGCTCATGGGCCACGCGCTCACCGACGTGATTTTAGCCACCGGCGGGATGGGCCTCGTGCGCGCGGCCTACTCCTCGGGCAAGCCGGCCTACGGCGTGGGGCCCGGCAACGTCCCGGTCTACGTGGACCGCTCCGCCGACGTGGAAAATTCCGTCCGCCACGCCTTCCGCGGAACCACCTTCGATAACGGCGTCGTATGCTCCTGCGAGCAGTCCCTCGTGGCCGACGCCCCCGTGGCCGAGCGGCTGAAGGAGGAGTGCGCCAAGAGCGGCGGGTATTTCCTCGACCCCGGGGAAACGGCGAAGGTTTCCGCCCTGTTATTCCCCGCGGGTGAATTCAACGGCGCGGCGGTGGGGATGCCCGCCCGCTGGATCGCGGAAAAATCGGGCATAGGCGTGCCCGAGACGACCGTGGTTCTTTTGGCCGAGCTGGAAGGCGTGGGACCCGACCACCCACTTTCGGCGGAGAAGCTCTGCCCCGTGCTGGCGTTCTACACCGCCGACGGCTGGCGCGCCGGCTGCGAACGCTGCATCGAATTGATCAAGTTCGGCGGGATGGGCCACACCATCTCCATCCACGCCCGCAACGCCGAGGTCGTCGAGGCCTTCGCCCGGGAGAAGCCGGTCTGCCGGGTGCTGGTCAACACCTGCGCCGCCCTGGGCGCCGTCGGCCTCACCACCAACCTCGAACCGTCGCTGACCCTGGGACCCGGGGCCTGGGGCGGCTCGGCGACCGGCGACAACGTCACCGCCCGGCATCTGATCAACGTAAAACGCCTGGCCTACGACCGCGAGGGGCTCCCCGGACGGGAGAGACGCGAGCCCACCGAGGAGGAGATAAACCTCGCGGTGAAGCGGGCCCTGGACGAGCTGGGGTTTTAG